The Paramisgurnus dabryanus chromosome 6, PD_genome_1.1, whole genome shotgun sequence genome has a window encoding:
- the LOC135767140 gene encoding CD48 antigen-like: MEACHYLASFILLIFIPGFSTEDTVFVETGASLELNIQRDKLPDQFEEIFWQNEKSDTIVKYYIQFKAVKVYHDYEDRVDFNTESFSLTLKNMKKTDSGVYTAKTTGKINRDVAEHRVSVIDPVKTPELTVISYPSSDSCTVNFTCRAHDLTLHSTYNNDSCSPEEVTSHEKFTLILICSNETIICNHSNPVSWETDMIDITQLCKVHPENLHQPNNFITPIWMVVCIVVVLVVAVVVGFVFLSRCRKRHFKAQDATGETSTIFIQP; the protein is encoded by the exons GGTTCAGTACTGAAGACACTGTGTTTGTGGAGACAGGAGCTTCTCTTGAACTGAATATACAGAGAGATAAACTACCTGATCAGTTTGAGGAGATATTCTGGCAGAATGAAAAATCAGACACTATAGTGAAATATTATATTCAATTTAAAGCAGTTAAAGTTTACCATGACTACGAGGACAGAGTGGATTTTAATACTGAAAGTTTCTCTCTTACACTGAAGAACATGAAGAAGACAGACAGTGGAGTTTATACAGCTAAAACAACTGGAAAAATAAATAGAGATGTTGCTGAACACAGAGTCTCTGTTATAG ATCCAGTGAAGACTCCTGAGCTGACTGTCATCTCTTACCCGAGCAGTGACTCCTGTACTGTAAACTTCACATGTAGAGCTCATGACCTTACACTTCACTCCACTTATAATAATGACAGCTGCTCTCCAGAGGAAGTGACATCACATGAGAAGTTCACTCTCATCCTGATCTGTAGTAATGAAACCATCatctgtaaccatagcaacccTGTCAGCTGGGAAACAGACATGATAGACATTACACAGCTTTGTAAAG TTCATCCAGAGAATCTACATCAACCAAACAATTTCATTACTCCCATCTGGATGGTGGTCTGTATAGTGGTGGTGTTGGTGGTGGCAGTGGTGGTGGGGTTTGTGTTTTTGTCCCGCTGCAGGAAGAGACACTTTAAG GCACAAGATGCAACAGGAGAAACCAGCACGATCTTCATCCAACCGTGA